A stretch of DNA from Misgurnus anguillicaudatus chromosome 15, ASM2758022v2, whole genome shotgun sequence:
atgCTGGTGTGCAACTTGTTTTAAAAAGCTGGCGGGGAAAAGTTAACATGTActtacacacacttacacaccaaaagaaatgtaaatcCATGAAAATGAAATATGGGCTCTTTAACTTCTTCACTATTCAATCTTATTTCATGACTTTCAGAGCAACTTCAATTCCTTTACAAACTTCTAGGTGACCCCTCCTTTGGGAATTCTCAGtctatttttataaaatctaaTCATGGTGTTAgattagttcacccaaaaatgcaaAAACCCAAAAGGATATTCAGATAATCTGTTCAGACAAAATGCTGATCAGAAAGTGATATTGGTGGTGCATATTTCTATTAATTGAACTGGATGTCTGCCTGCCCGCAGTGCCTGCTAGCTGTTCTGGTGTAAAAAGCTGGGCTCTTCGCTTCCCGTATGCCTCCCAATGCCTGGAcaacttcagccagcttcttAAAAAGAATAATGTTACCCTGCCCAAGCTGCCCTCACTGTCCCCTGACCTTCTGCTGCTGTACCAGGAGCTCTCGCAAAAACCCAAACAGCGCCTCCAGAATGCTTTCCTCCGTCTCAACAACCTCAAGTCCACGTAGATCATCTCAGCAGCACACTGTAGACCTGAAGTTAGAAGCTGTAGCTAGTGGATTTAGTGCTGTAAATAGCCAGAAGATCATGCTAAAGTGCTAAAGAAATTATTTCTTATTAAGTCCTCTGCAGAAAGCCATCAAACCTCCAATTTCAGGTGAAAGACTGTGTTAGGCTGTGCTGTGTTAGGCTGTGCTGTGTTAGGCTGTGCTGTGTTAGGCTGTGCTGTATTAAGCTGTGCTGTGCTTGGGAATGTATCTCAGTCAAATCATGTTtcaaaaatagtttttagttTTCCAAGACACAATGCAAACTTTCTGTGATATAAAGTGGACAATCTAAGGGCAtgtttacacgagaacgctcgagggtgaaaacgtaaaaatattttatcggatgtgcctttcgtttacgtGGCGACGGCGTTTTGGGggcttaaaaaagcaaaaaagtgaaaccacccttcagagtggaaatcttaaaaacgatctacCGTCGCATTCTCGTCTAAagagtaaaaacgcaaaagtctgctcacggtggctctcgtcgcgtacgcatttacgtcacaggcatgcgccagttcaggaaaataacaacaaacatgtcggattatttccatacgtcgaaccttcaagttgccatagcagctctgataaatatacaagtctttccagcagttatacgaaatattcacagctagtattactgatcagagaaggcgcCAATTCCTtggaggcaaaccagacggctttggacgagacctgggagaaccaggaagaaggttgtacgcaggcacacggacttggtgttgttgtgtgtcagggCTTCACATTGCCCcctagccgcctggagtgcatactacatcgaatatcacacacttttgcgtcaccatgtgcacgcagatttccccctcaaaacgcttgtataaacgcggaataaaaagtgataacgcaacgccacttttgcggtttcttttcagatcgtttccatgtaaacgtagcctaagTACACTacttttctaaaatgtttattcCTGTAGCCAACTGTGAAGTGAGTaataaaagaaccatttttggatCCTCAGAGAACCATTTGTGAACCTTTATtcactacaaagaaccttttgtgtaatagaaaggttcttcagatattaaaggttctttatggaaccatacagccaaaaatggttcttctttgGCATTGTGTGGCACCTTTATTTTGAGTGTATTGAATAATGAGTGTCTGATTTTTCagtgatacatttttttttttgttttcagaATCCACTCATGTAAATCCAGCGCTAAAAGTGGAGGACATAGAGGATGGAGAATTGATGGTTCCTCAAATCATTGTGGCCCCAGAGTCAGAGTCAATGACCCTCACTGTTCCCCAACAAAATCTGACTCCACGCAGGTCAGAGTTTTAATGTCAGATCTTTTACTTGAATAAAAAGATTTGTAAAAAATTCACTAAAATCGTTTTTTGTCTCCATCACAGCAAAGCTGTGGACTTAGAGTAAGCTGTTCTTCATTTATAAATTGTTAGTCCTACCCTGTTGGAAAATTTGACTTAAACTGCACTCTTAAATAAAGAGGTGCTTAACGGTGCCTTTAGAAGATAAACAATGTttggctgaatggttctttgaggaaccagaaacggttcttctatctataaccccattcacacagatctttggtcccagaaaatacccgtaaaaattgccagacaagcgtctgtgtgaacgcaaacatgtCCTGTACATCTTCTGAGATcattgccggaaagaggacatAGTACACagaaaaccctctgtgtgaaaaAAAAGgccgaaacaatgccgtaatgggagtgtcgtagtgaggacgtgtgcgtcatcacaacaaaagttatggtttagCGCTTTAAAACGAGAGATTTTCATGCATATCAACACAACGAGAAATGTCGCAAACTaaattgaagcagttatcaggaaatgataaataagaagcataaacaatgacgcgtaacatgaagttggttcaactctttaaaatgagggatttacaacattcacgacgagaaatgtcagcaaactggactgaagcagatatcaggtaagttagctcgtcacttactgtgttgaaacggagatcattcagcagcataaagaATATCGCGCCATGTGCTCattgagcttataataaacaaaaatgcctgcgcgtcatcccaacaagatatagtGTTCAGCTTCTCAAAACgaaggttttaaatgcatataaacaatcacaatgaggaatgtctgcaaactgtattaaagcagagatcagggagctcgtccactctgaagctgagatcattcaccagcattagaacggTGCGTAACAagctcctttatagtcttatcataaacaaaaatgcacgcaagGTGGTTTCTGGacagagaaataataaataatatgcaaacttcagacgccaCGTAGAagaaagtgcaggactttatacaggtcacgtgtctttctgggaccttgcagatgccggcaaatcattggcagtgtgaatgaacaaaaaattaaACGATCTGGgaaaatccaggatgcattttccgtATATTTttcggaatgtctgtgtgaaaaaggCTTATGACATCGcagccttttaagcacctttattttaaggGTTTTGGTCTAACAGGCATCCGGTGGTCATGCTGGTTTTTGGAACATGGTCTCATGTTGACCTGCCATTGACAAGCCTGAACCAGCTGCGCTTCAAAACAGCTACCagtttaaactaaattttccATCAgggttaaaggggtcatattatgagattttttaaaatatgtaaaataagtctttggtgtccccagagtgcatatgtgaagttttagctcaaaatactccacatataatttattataacatgttaaaaatgccactttgtaggtgtgagcaaaaatgtgccgtttttgcgtgtgtcctttaaaatgcaaattagctgaatgcaaacactgatcgccataatggtagtttattgaaattgaaactcaattgtgcaaaatctgaatgacctgtttttcaaatgcttgcagagtataactaagttactgggtttttctttatcacgttttctaggttaacagatgcactggggacccaattatagcacttaaacatggaaaaagtcagatatgTCCCCTTAAAGATGTAGGATCCCTGTAGTTACCCCATTGTTTAACTGTAATAAGACAGTACCTTTTACATCTTGTCCTTCAGAAAGATTCCCCAATCTGTTGGTGATGATGATGCAAGTCTGAAGGAGGATGTGAGTCAGACTGTTGCCCTCCGTGTGGATGAGTAAGTCAAGAGCTGGTATATTAGTTAACTTTATCATTCAAAAGGATCAATGCTTCTATTCTTCACTGTGACATGGTGTCATTTTCTTAAGAGAACTCGAGCGGCCCATGTCTGCAGCCAGTCAAAAAAGTATAGTGGTGAATGAGCGTCTGCAGGAGCTGGTCAAGCTGTTTAAAGAGCGAGCGGACCGTGCGAAAGACAAACTGATCGACCCGGATGAGTCCGATCACGAGAGCCCATCAGCATGTGAGTACAACATTCATCCTGATCgtgagtgtgtatgtgtttaGGTCTATTTGTTTTTCTCAGGTGGTAAACCTGTTTAAAAACGATCATTATTTTTGCAATTTTGACACATTCATCATTTAACTCAATGATATAATATTTGAACCTCAGCTCCAGCCAAAAAGGCAGATGAAGCCCCACCTCCACCACCTCCTGAGGAAAAGAAAGATGAAGGTGCAGAAGAGGAGAAAGTAGAGGAGGCGCAATTCTATGAGTTTATGGGTCACAATTTTAAAGTTCCCCAGTTCAGAATGCCTCAGATTCCTGATTGGCTCAGAGTCATACTGGAGTACCGCTTCCCATCCAGCATTGACCAATACACAGGTGAGATCACAGTCAGTCACTTCTAAGTACAACGTTGCACCTTTAAGATGCTGATGCAAAGACAACTCACAACTAGTTTTGCTCTGACTGTATGATTAATGTGTTTATCTGATCATTCTTTCTGTAGATCTGATCTATGTCGTTTGGCTTTTCTTTGTGACGTTCGCTTGGAATTGGAATGTGTGGCTCATCCCTGTGCGCTGGGCTTTCCCGTACCAGACACCTGACAACCTCCACTGGTGGCTTTTcatggattacttctgtgacaCTATTTACGTTCTGGACATCCTGGTGTTTCAGCCCAGACTGCAGTTTGTGAGAGCAGGGGATGTTGTGGTGAGGTCATTAGTGAACTACATATTTACAGCACACTtagaaataaagaaatatatgaTGATGTGGAGGTTAATTCTCCTCAAGTTTAGCTGGGATATAACATCCACATCAACTGACAGGTGTCTTAGTAATTCATAATTTATTGACATAATCCACTAATGTTTAATAGCCAGAATTTGTTCAAATGTATTTTGCCTGTTCAATTTATTGTTTCAatgttttagttgtaaatatgCATGTGTGCTTATCTTTAAAACCAAGCAGAGTGTATTTACTTGTGaagcaaaaacagttttttaagtTTATGCTCAAAACAAGAAAAACATATGCCAATGGAGAAGGAAAATAatcttgttttttcttttcaagTAGATTATCTCACTCAGTTGGCAAACAGCTTTTGTTAGATTTTTCAGAAAGCAAaacatgaaatattttatcgttttgctttttaagttaaaatatgtgtttgaagaatgtttagataatggaaataacaaaaataagcatttttttataaataaatgtgcttaactcattcccccgccagccattttttttaggttgcccgccagcattttttgtgtttttcacaaaagttcaacagaatgccttccagaaaaaatttcttctaaaaaatataaacatacaaatatatccataaaagaacagaccctctcctttcaaacaaataataaacaaacaaaacgagaaaaaaacgtttcatcctatctatattttgtTCTCTGCCTTTAaactcttaaaggaaaacaccacagtttttcaatattttactatgttttacctcaacttagatgaattaatacatacctatcttttttttcaatgcgtgcacatctttgtacagcgcttcatgaatgtgttagcatttagccaagAGACAtttattcctatggctccaaacaaaagttttattttgtgccaccatacttactcgtgtgactactcatgtaacagtctttaaattgggaaaacatggaagtgtttggtggcttataaattcatccctgtttggagccataggaatgaatggggctaggctaaatgctaacatatttacaacgcactgtacaaagattaagtgcacgcattgaaaaaaaattgatttgtctaagttgaggtaaggacatagtaaaatattgaaaaactgtggtgttttcctttaaatatgggtatttttatttaaaaaaatatactttttttagcaaaaagctgaaataattggattttttggaaggaattttgttagagaacAGAATCAAACAATTATCAAACCATACACAGAGATTAAAATTAGTgaataattttattgtttttataaattgggtaagtgtgcTTTTTAGTGGATAATCGAGGTATTACAGGTATTAACCATAAAACTTCATCAGTTacacgttttttatgcaaatgttttctcttaattgacaaggtaacttgtcaatggcggggaaatagttaatttatatttttttgtactttaatagcattactaaaatgttaaatgacatgttattttgttaatgtctattaatagttttttttctgttttgtttgcttTAGTGTGACAAAAAGGACATGAGAGAGCACTACATGCAAACTGAACGATTTAAGGTGAATTTTTAGTTCATGCTAGCATTTTTTTATCTTGCAGGGATCGTTctctcaaaaatgtaaattctgtcataatttactcatcctcaagttgttttaaacctgtattgaTTTCTCTGTTCTGCctaacacaaaggaagatatttggagacatgtttgtaaccaaaccatttttgagcaccattgacttctatagtagtattttttcctaccatgggagtcaatggtgcttctgttttctGCTTCATTGCAAATATCTTCCTTGGTGTTCGGCAAAACATAggcatttatacaggtttgtaactaAATAAGGGTGAGCAAATAATACGGTTCTCATTTTTGGGGGAACTATCCCTCTAAGGCACTGACTGAACATATAACATTAGTGTGTTATTTAAAGAGATTTCTATGCtgattgtttttatattttctctGTTTGTTTCAGATGGATGTGATCAGTCTCTTTCCTCTGGATTTCCTGTATGTCTTCACAGGTGTCAAATCAGTCCTGCGTTTTCCTCGCCTTCTTAAGGTGAGAtctgtcacaaacacacacatttattcaaATTTACTCTGTGATTAAATGTACACTTTCCATCTTTATATTGCAGTACCATGCATTCTTTGAGTTTAATGATCGTCTGGAAGCTGTGATGAGCAAAGCTTATATTTATAGGTAAGACCACAGATCACCACCAGAGGACACCATATCACACAGTAACTTTCTCTTAAAGAAACAGtgcacctgaaatctgtcattatttacttagcATACTTTTAAACTTGTATGATTGTCTTCTGTTTACCTGAAAATGTGATATTCGGCAGATTGTCACTGTTCTTACCAGTCATGTAGGCTTTGCGCTGCTTTTATCTCTTAagcataatttaaaatatagtttcatatatttatttttaaaacgtACAGTTATCTTATCTAAAAAATTTTAGATTACTTGAAAACAAGACGAAAGTTCTATCGCAAAAGCTCATAACCCTATTTCCTTTTTTGTATGATAAATACTCATACATCAGTGTTGTCCACAGAGGAAAGTCTGGATGGATTTTTAACCTACAAGTTGTATTTTGTCATCTCTTTAAAACAGCCAATTcaattttaatcattattttttgtaactttcTTGTATTTTTAATAAACTACTCTTTTCAGGGTGATCCGGACGAGCGCATACCTGCTTTATTCACTGCACTGTAATGCCTGTATTTTCTATTGGGGGTCTGATTATGAAGGTTTGGGCTCCACCAAATGGGTCTATAATGGCAAAGGAAACAGGTgatctgacatgtgtgcacttACAATACTACTTACAGTCAACAAACTTTTAgtttgtgtataatttttagtTTGTGTGCTGTAGTTATATACGCTGTTATTACTTCGCTGTGAAGACATTGATCACCATTGGAGGTTTGCCTGATCCCACAACCGTCTTTGAAATCGTATTCCAGCTTGTCAACTATTTTGTGGGAGTTTTTGCTTTCTCCATCATGATTGGTCAGGTGAGAGCTTTTACTGCATGTCCATATTTCAGCCCAAAATAAAAAGAGAGCAAAaggaaatattttgtttaaaggtgcactgtgtggATTTTAGCACaactagtggtgaggttgtgaattgcacgatgtatgtagataaaaactagataattaaaacataacaatTCATTATGTAAGATCTTTATACACTATATAGAGCTCTTTATATTAgaatatattgcatttctgtcaatagatcctcCGAAAAAAATCCTCATTATTGTGATATTTTCCATGCAGtataaatttggtgtttttcatGTGTGTGTAGATGCGAGATGTTGTCGGAGCTGCCACAGCTGGTGAGGCGTACTACAGACACTGTGTGGACAGTACTGTAAAATACATGTCCTCCTACAAGATCCCCCGTGAGGTCCAAAACCGTGTGAAAACCTGGTATGACTACACCTGGAAGTCGCAAGGCATGCTGGGTAAGCAGAAtctaattgcattttttataattGCATGTCTTAAGAAGGTGTCTGTAAAATCGGTATGTGTGCCTTCAGATGAGCAGGAGTTACTCATGCAGCTGCCTGATAAGATGCGTCTAGACATTGCTGCAGATGTCAACTACTCCATAGTCAGTAAAGTTGCACTGTTTCAGGTGAGCAACCCCTCAGGCTGTAAAATCAGCTTATTCCAGTTTGAGCCAGTCCGGCTTGTTTATAAAACTTGTTAGCTGGTCTTGCAGTGTTTAACAacttgcatttacatttattcattagcAGATACTTTTAATTCTCAATTAATCTAGCACTAAATGCACTAAAACAGCATTCAGTAAAATTCCTATagatttataaatgtaaacctTCTTTACAGTAACTATTGTGGCCAATGGGATTAAATGGATAAAGGAAACACCACTcacaaattttgttaaaaatatttatgcaatACAATTTGCTCTTGACTTTCTGAGTTTTCTCTTTGTTGCAGGGGTGTGACAGACAGATGATATTTGACATGCTAAAGAGACTGAAGTCTGTGGTTTATCTTCCAGAAGACTTTGTCTGTAAAAAGGTACAATATATAACTCTATGTAATAAGAAATAACagataaaacaatatttaattaTCTGATAACTATAAATTACTatgtgtatagacggtttcagcagtaacaacataaacaagcggctgtcacggtccgcacgtaacttccggtagactttgctaagaataaataacaacaaagttctttaaagtttatttatataacaagcaaaaaaataacacatagattaccgaggaaaccaaaacatttgttatttttgatgaggcatttgttcaagagatcagtttagcaactagtcagaccattaaaaaaacgaaaccggaagttcggatccagatgtgtatgtgcgtccgatgaaacggtctatattgCAATGCCGTAGTTgtgataatattttatttattagtcAGATGTATTTAGTCTTGTccaatacactgcaaaaattacgcTGGAATTAACtggaataaaatgtattaaattgcatttttttgcagATCCtgggacacatttctcaatacttaggtcatttttacaaaactcttcacacagttctcctaaccaactttcagcttggcacAGCAGTtcatttcaaattcaaaatgcactacaactaccaaaacactttattcaggtctcaaatCTACTCATTCTTCCAGGACACTAGCAAAGGTTGACATccgacaaacacactttgtcacccACAAAATAATGACCTAAACAACATGTGGCATTATACAATGTCTTCTTGTGTAAAACAAGGACACATCTCTGTTTATAATttactgcaatatatgttattggAATGAAACATGATGCAGAATTTgtcaatattttatgtagtttattttaatttttttgcactGCGTAATTCCAAAATACAAGAATTTGTATACACACCATCCACTGATACAGATACAATAGTAATGCTAATCTACTCTGTCTTCTCCATTTGGctgatttatagcatttaattttaagatttaaaatatatttcattaaaatattactgtagaaatGTAGCAAATTTCTGTCTTATTCAGGTTTGtattttgttattgtttaaCAGTTAtaagtttaacagttttgaaaacagtatgtaagcatgtgcaaattggcCTGTATGTATAAAGAGTTTTGGCAGTTTGAGTGAGAAAAGAATTCATGAAAATTTGGGAGATGTagtcattgaatgcattttgtgccaaagcaatAATAATTGATCCGCAGTTTATCCCACATAGCAtctgttgtgctcactgtgtgaagagttttgcaaaagtgacctaagtattgagaaatgtgtcctagcatctgtaaaaaataaactgtaatgcacccaaaaacaaacttattgTAAAACGCTAccaatataatatattttttagatattatatacatattatataagtaaggaataattgcgACGGGccattataagaaaataatccacacccaaggtgcaatgcacccagtgtgcattattttcaaataattcaaactggaccggagtcaattattcctcttataccacggttacaacaaacattgctctggtgcctatttttaagacatttcacaagttaggtgtgcggttatctgaaattaatgcatacccacgtaacatttctcagccaatcagtatACAGCactcaacagacccgtggtataattaagaaataattgatgACAAATGCACTAATGCTCACCCAAGGTAGAAATAACGAAATGaaagtcaatgacgccctctgccggttgggtataccaagatggccgcttgaactctgcgctggcttcatctatgcgcaatccagtcatttatatagatcagtggcgtttaaagaaaaacaatcaacacctgtggaacatttctcaaccaatcagaataaagcattcaacagacccatggtatcctgtattaaatacatttttttgcagtgtatgtttgaagttgactttttatttttagattctCAAAGCACACTGAGTTAAGTTCACATCAAAGAAAGTGTCTTTTATCTTTTAACGTCTGACTCTTATCCCGCTCGCTGTTGTGGTCAGGGTGAGATTGGCAGAGAGATGTACATCATCAAAGCTGGAGAGGTGCAGGTGGTAGGAGGGCCTGATGGGAAGACTGTGTTTGTGACTTTAAGAGCTGGCTCTGTGTTTGGGGAAATCAGGTGAGTAAACATTGAAGACCCAAATACTTAAATACGTACTTCAGTATACAGTGTACTGCACAGTCTGGAATATGTGGTTAGCTAGCATTGCACTGGTTACCTcaaacacatactgtatttaaAACTAACTCATGTGTTTAATCTTCTTCAGTTTGCTTGCGGGTGGTGGTGGAAACAGACGAACAGCTAATGTGAAAGCCCACGGTTTTGCTAACCTCTTCATCCTGGATAAGAAGGACCTTGCGGAGATCTTAGTGCACTACCCCGAATCTGAGAAGCTTCTGCGCAAGAAGGCCAAGTGAGGGGATTGGAGATCAAATCTGCACCTAGATCCCCCAAAATCCtttttataaacaaacacacacactaaatCTAATGTAGTGGCCTGACTGAGCTACTGTATCACACTTACAGATCTCCTTAGTACTAGAAATTGTTAGATATCTATTTCTCTGTGCATTCTGCTGTTATCCTCATATCACTCGTTCTCTgtatccttttttttttttcgtttttgtGCTTTTTATTTATCAAGGAAACAGAGGATTGGTTAAGCACCCTTGTTtaatgtgttttgtgtgtgtgtccttcCGTAGGAAAATGCTGACCAAAGACAAGAAACCTGCAGAAGAAAAGGTTAAGGATACGGGCGAGGTCATCCCTCCACGGCCAGAGACCCCTAAACTCTTCAAAGCTGCCTTGGAGGTTGCCAGAGGACAGACATTTACCAAGCTGAAGGAGACTTATAAAGGGGCATCTCTGGAGGTACTatacaaaacaaattaaaaatgtacGCTACACAAGTTTCCAAAAAATGCTGTCatgatgttaaaaaaaatgttagccATGCTATTTACAGTAGCTAGCCACGTATAAACTCTTCGACagtttaaagctgcaatctgtaaatTGCCTCTctgtcgccatctctgtttgaaaaattaaattgcaggttactttacACAACATTAATAATGCAGCACGTTTTATTAACCATGGGAGACAGTTAACCCTTAATATAAACTATAGCGCCCCCTTACAGCAACGTTAATAATGCAGTGCCTTTTATTAACCATGGTAGACGGTTAACCCTTTATATCAACTATAGCGCCCCCTTATAGCAACGTTAATAATGCAGCGCGTTTTATTAACCATGGGAGATGGTTAACACTTTATATCAACTATAGCGCCCCCTTACAGCAATGTTAATAATGCAGCGCGTTTTATAAACCTTTGGAGACGGTTAACCCTTTATATCAACTATAGCGCCCCCTTACAGCAACGTTAATAATGCAGCGCGTTTAATTAACCATGGGAGACGGCTAACCCTTTATATCAACTATAGCGCCCCCTTACAGCAACGTTAATAATGCAGTGCGTTTTATTAACCATAGGAGACGGTTAACCCTTTATATTAACTATAGCGCCCCCTTATAGCAACGTTAATAATGCATTGCGTTTTATTAACCATGGGAGATGATTAACCCTTTATATCAACTATAGCGCCCTCTAACTGCAACGTTAATAATGCAACGCATTTTATTAGCCATGGTAGACGGTTAACCCTTCATATCAACTATAGCGCCCCCTTACAGCAACGTTTATAATGCAGAGCGTTTTATTAGCCATGGTAGACAGTTAACCTTTTATATCAACTATAGCGCCCCCTTACAGCAACATTTATAATGCAGGGCGTTTTACTAACCATGGGAGACGATTAACCCTTTATATCAACTATAGCGCCCCTTACAGCAACGTTAATAATGCAGCGCATTTAATTAACCATGGGAGACAGTTAACCCTTTAAATCAACTATAGCGCCCCCTTACAGCAACATTAATAATGCAgcgtgtttttttaaccatggTAGATGGTTAAACCTTTATAGCAACTATAGCGCCCCCATACAGCAACATTTATAATGCAGAACGTTTTACTAACCATGGGAGATGATTAACCCTTTATATCAACTATAGCGCCTTCTAACTGCAAGGTTAATAATGCAACGCATTTTAATAACATTGGAAGACAGTTCACCCTTTATATTAATTATAGCGCCCCCTTACAGCAACGTTTATAATGCAGAGCATTTTATTAACCATGGGAGATGGTTAACCCTTTATATCAACTATAGCGCCCTCTAACTGCAACGTTAATAATGCAACGCTTTTTAATAACCGTGGTAGACAGTTAACGTTTTATATCAATTATAGC
This window harbors:
- the cngb1a gene encoding uncharacterized protein cngb1a isoform X4: MFSWVVKVVPQPPAPPGKLGDEANPSATDTDVGKKQQVKEPDLAKPTEEVSEENSAQSGVLSWLSHGFSTALPQPVNTSKLVNTEAKQEDNAASSSNPSEDTTGMIGWIVQGLGKVVPQPDEKYKGHTEPEVITETAAAPAVKVDPPVYEVKDLHDAEPLPHIPVVEIVSDEEPDTANTSFSPGVIEWIKQGLEKVVPQSPVHLQAPSSSDAKVLKAASAPVTPCRQAPTPAPVSTPAPAPAPATLEPPKVVEDSKSVSKEKEINMVGWIVQGIGRMMPQPVLPPKEESSDVVQNICILQDTCDMMLEEVDSDWETQQKEQSSGQDVQAEEQVHQESTALLQVLPNIVPQVLAMQQQDDAETQTERWTPLIESIRKEAEETAIANLEERLQQERVEAARMAEDLARHAAELAVRQLEEEHTIQIISEPKDEEQDNEDQLPNIQEEEIEEDPELQPFHEESEEENVDSKITECNVDVCPAEPSPHQSEASDQMTQSPPPPKPLKTETVSPPVTTQPERVTSLPLDRDKDQETLEDGCGESTHVNPALKVEDIEDGELMVPQIIVAPESESMTLTVPQQNLTPRRKIPQSVGDDDASLKEDVSQTVALRVDEELERPMSAASQKSIVVNERLQELVKLFKERADRAKDKLIDPDESDHESPSASPAKKADEAPPPPPPEEKKDEGAEEEKVEEAQFYEFMGHNFKVPQFRMPQIPDWLRVILEYRFPSSIDQYTDLIYVVWLFFVTFAWNWNVWLIPVRWAFPYQTPDNLHWWLFMDYFCDTIYVLDILVFQPRLQFVRAGDVVCDKKDMREHYMQTERFKMDVISLFPLDFLYVFTGVKSVLRFPRLLKYHAFFEFNDRLEAVMSKAYIYRVIRTSAYLLYSLHCNACIFYWGSDYEGLGSTKWVYNGKGNSYIRCYYFAVKTLITIGGLPDPTTVFEIVFQLVNYFVGVFAFSIMIGQMRDVVGAATAGEAYYRHCVDSTVKYMSSYKIPREVQNRVKTWYDYTWKSQGMLDEQELLMQLPDKMRLDIAADVNYSIVSKVALFQGCDRQMIFDMLKRLKSVVYLPEDFVCKKGEIGREMYIIKAGEVQVVGGPDGKTVFVTLRAGSVFGEISLLAGGGGNRRTANVKAHGFANLFILDKKDLAEILVHYPESEKLLRKKAKKMLTKDKKPAEEKVKDTGEVIPPRPETPKLFKAALEVARGQTFTKLKETYKGASLEPSTSAYGSTATGPIPPPSPIHRRSPIPRFHVPDEDDMVSETTDSTVIIRMTPRVEGEEILSVEVSPAETVQRGEEEPGKAEEK